A window of the Phaseolus vulgaris cultivar G19833 chromosome 5, P. vulgaris v2.0, whole genome shotgun sequence genome harbors these coding sequences:
- the LOC137834340 gene encoding uncharacterized protein yields the protein MSLYTTDDAVFCRVFPTSLKGSALSWFTKLPAHSIDCFETLIAKFDVQFATSRPHHLTSIALVGIRQEKEESLRTFIDRFSKTAMSIHNLSPEVAMHHMLTALRPGPFADSMCMQPATNLDDLKRRAAKFMQLEELREFRNNARAEASGEKKEDRERQGRSRTGRDQKRDNRGPRFSRYTPLNAERSKILQEALSAELIPPLRRALSPENADRSKRCRYHKNTGHSTEECQALKDKIEELIQAGHLRRFVRGTRETRRSPCKEQTPRRRDRTPPGPREGDRRGDRRGRRDDPPQTDTRRGREVINTIAGGFGGGGSTNSARKKHLLAVHQVNLVSARPRMPPITFTDEDFKGIDPT from the coding sequence ATGAGCCTGTACACCACGGACGACGCAGTGTTCTGCCGAGTCTTCCCAACCTCTCTAAAGGGCAGCGCTCTGAGCTGGTTCACCAAGCTCCCAGCACACTCTATAGATTGTTTCGAAACCTTGATAGCGAAGTTCGACGTCCAGTTCGCAACAAGCCGCCCCCACCATCTAACATCCATAGCCCTGGTCGGCATTCGTCAAGAGAAGGAGGAGTCCCTCAGAACGTTCATTGACCGGTTCAGCAAGACCGCTATGAGCATTCACAACCTCAGCCCTGAGGTGGCGATGCATCACATGCTGACCGCCCTCAGACCCGGCCCATTCGCCGATAGTATGTGCATGCAGCCTGCTACCAACCTCGACGATCTTAAACGCCGAGCGGCgaaattcatgcagctggagGAACTTCGTGAATTCAGAAACAACGCCCGAGCCGAGGCAAGCGGGGAAAAGAAGGAGGATAGGGAGCGGCAAGGAAGGTCCCGAACCGGTCGGGACCAGAAAAGGGACAATCGTGGACCCCGCTTCTCCCGCTACACACCTCTGAACGCAGAAAGGAGCAAAATTTTGCAAGAGGCCCTGAGCGCCGAGCTAATACCACCGCTCCGAAGGGCCTTGAGCCCAGAAAATGCCGACCGCAGCAAAAGATGCCGGTACCATAAGAATACCGGCCACTCTACCGAAGAGTGCCAAGCCCTGAAGGACAAAATCGAAGAACTCATTCAAGCCGGGCACCTCAGACGCTTTGTGCGTGGGACCCGGGAGACGCGTCGGTCCCCATGCAAGGAGCAAACGCCTAGAAGAAGAGACCGAACCCCCCCAGGCCCACGAGAAGGTGACAGGCGGGGAGACCGACGGGGACGAAGAGACGACCCCCCACAAACCGACACTCGCAGAGGCCGAGAGGTGATTAACACCATAGCCGGAGGGTTCGGTGGCGGAGGCAGTACCAACAGCGCACGCAAGAAGCACCTTCTCGCCGTCCACCAAGTAAACCTCGTCTCCGCCCGGCCAAGGATGCCACCAATCACGTTCACAGACGAAGATTTCAAAGGGATAGACCCGACCTAG